A genome region from Myroides fluvii includes the following:
- a CDS encoding cold-shock protein has product MHTGVIKFFNEDKGFGFITNEATKQDIFVHITGLNTKNVEQGNRVSYDEEQGKKGLIATNVQVIED; this is encoded by the coding sequence ATGCACACAGGCGTAATTAAATTCTTCAACGAAGACAAAGGATTTGGTTTCATTACTAATGAAGCTACTAAACAAGACATCTTTGTTCACATCACAGGTTTAAACACAAAGAATGTAGAACAAGGTAACCGCGTTTCTTATGACGAGGAACAAGGGAAAAAGGGGCTTATTGCCACTAATGTACAAGTGATAGAAGATTAA
- a CDS encoding NADH-quinone oxidoreductase subunit J family protein, with protein sequence MVEILFYILSTITLGSAALTLLSKNPIHSALWLVVSFFSIAGHYILLNSQFLGMIHIMVYSGAIMILMLFTIMLMNLNISHEVSKPLVSKVVATIAFCLVGLLLLSITLRGNQAYELQYANHGQDFQSVHVLGKVLLNEYVVPFEMVAVLLLLAMIGAVLISKKDKSEKAV encoded by the coding sequence ATGGTAGAAATTTTATTTTACATCCTTTCGACAATTACACTCGGAAGTGCAGCGTTAACGTTGTTGAGTAAAAACCCTATTCACAGCGCTTTGTGGTTGGTTGTTAGTTTCTTCTCAATAGCCGGTCATTACATCCTATTAAACTCTCAGTTTTTAGGGATGATCCACATTATGGTTTACTCTGGGGCAATCATGATTTTAATGTTATTTACCATCATGTTAATGAACTTAAATATCAGCCACGAAGTATCAAAACCACTAGTATCTAAAGTCGTAGCCACGATTGCCTTCTGTTTAGTAGGTCTATTGTTGTTATCGATCACTTTAAGAGGAAATCAAGCGTATGAACTACAATATGCTAATCACGGACAAGACTTCCAGTCGGTTCACGTATTAGGAAAAGTATTGTTGAATGAATACGTAGTTCCATTTGAAATGGTTGCAGTATTATTATTACTTGCTATGATTGGAGCAGTATTGATTTCGAAAAAAGACAAATCTGAAAAAGCAGTATAA
- a CDS encoding NADH-quinone oxidoreductase subunit A produces MQSSQLDFIPILMQIALAAGFVSMTIWVSGKLGPRKKSKIKDSTWECGIESLGNARIPFNVKYFLVAILFVLFDVEVVFLYPWAMNFQELGWDGLAKMGIFLFLLLVGLLYEFKKKGLEWD; encoded by the coding sequence ATGCAATCAAGTCAACTCGATTTTATACCAATTTTAATGCAAATCGCACTAGCTGCGGGATTTGTATCCATGACGATATGGGTTTCAGGGAAACTAGGACCTAGAAAAAAATCAAAAATCAAAGACAGTACTTGGGAATGTGGAATCGAATCGCTCGGAAACGCGCGTATTCCTTTTAACGTAAAGTATTTCTTAGTTGCGATTCTCTTTGTTTTATTTGATGTGGAAGTAGTATTCCTTTATCCTTGGGCGATGAACTTTCAAGAATTGGGATGGGACGGATTAGCTAAAATGGGAATTTTCTTATTCTTGTTGTTAGTTGGACTTTTATATGAATTTAAAAAGAAGGGTCTCGAATGGGATTAA
- the nuoF gene encoding NADH-quinone oxidoreductase subunit NuoF gives MATKILLDKINIPGIKSYDVYRENGGYASVEKALKTMAPDDITEQVKASGLRGRGGAGFPVGLKWSFIDKKSGKPRHLVCNADESEPGTFKDRYLMEYIPHLLIEGMITASYALGANLSYIYIRGEYMWVFKTLERAIKEAYAAGWLGKNILGTDYSLDLHVHCGAGAYICGEETALIESLEGKRGNPRIKPPFPAVSGLWGNPTVVNNVESIANIPWIVNNSGDDYAKIGLGRSTGTKLISASGHIRKPGVYEIEMGITVEEFINSDEYCGGMMDDRPIKALIPGGSSVPILPAHLIYKTANGEDRLMTYESLSDGGFESGSMLGSGGFIVYNDTACIVRNTWNFARFYAHESCGQCSPCREGTGWMEKVLHRIETGHGTMDDIDLLWNIQSNIEGNTICPLGDAAAWPVAAAIRHFRAEFEYHVLFPEKVKDRNHYVNEPFSSIKHLINK, from the coding sequence ATGGCGACAAAAATATTATTAGACAAAATCAATATCCCTGGGATAAAATCATACGACGTTTACCGCGAAAATGGCGGGTATGCATCGGTGGAAAAGGCATTGAAAACAATGGCGCCAGATGATATTACAGAACAGGTAAAAGCATCGGGACTACGAGGTCGTGGAGGTGCAGGTTTCCCTGTGGGTTTAAAATGGAGTTTCATCGACAAAAAATCGGGTAAACCAAGACACTTGGTGTGCAATGCCGATGAGTCTGAACCAGGAACATTCAAAGACAGATACTTAATGGAATATATCCCTCACTTACTGATTGAGGGAATGATTACCGCTAGTTATGCCTTAGGTGCAAACTTGTCGTATATCTACATCCGTGGAGAATATATGTGGGTTTTCAAAACCCTAGAAAGAGCCATCAAAGAAGCTTATGCTGCAGGATGGTTAGGAAAAAATATCTTAGGAACGGATTACTCGTTAGATCTACACGTGCACTGTGGTGCGGGAGCTTATATCTGTGGAGAGGAAACAGCCCTAATTGAATCTTTAGAAGGAAAAAGAGGAAATCCTCGTATCAAACCACCTTTCCCTGCGGTAAGTGGTTTATGGGGAAATCCAACCGTAGTTAACAACGTAGAATCCATTGCTAATATTCCTTGGATTGTTAACAACTCAGGAGACGACTATGCAAAAATTGGCTTAGGTCGTTCTACAGGAACCAAATTAATTTCTGCCTCAGGACACATTAGAAAACCAGGCGTATACGAAATTGAAATGGGTATTACGGTAGAAGAATTCATTAATTCAGATGAATATTGTGGCGGGATGATGGATGATCGACCAATCAAGGCGTTAATCCCTGGTGGTTCTTCTGTGCCCATCTTACCTGCACATTTAATTTATAAAACAGCCAATGGTGAAGATCGTCTAATGACGTATGAATCTTTATCTGATGGTGGTTTTGAATCAGGATCTATGTTGGGGTCTGGAGGTTTCATCGTGTATAACGATACGGCTTGTATCGTAAGAAACACATGGAACTTTGCTCGTTTTTACGCACATGAAAGCTGTGGACAATGTTCACCTTGTCGTGAAGGAACGGGTTGGATGGAAAAAGTATTACACCGCATTGAAACTGGACACGGAACAATGGATGATATCGATCTATTGTGGAACATCCAAAGCAATATTGAAGGAAATACCATTTGTCCTTTAGGAGACGCTGCTGCTTGGCCAGTTGCCGCTGCTATTAGACATTTTAGAGCCGAGTTTGAATATCACGTTTTATTCCCTGAAAAAGTAAAAGACAGAAATCACTATGTCAACGAACCTTTTTCGAGCATAAAACACCTGATTAATAAATAA
- a CDS encoding NuoI/complex I 23 kDa subunit family protein — protein MSSTNTYSLSGRKKMVSNKKLTWSERIYLVAIFKGMMVTLKHMFKKKVTISYPEQTRPFSPVYRGRHTLMRDDEGRERCTACGLCALSCPAEAITMKAAERTPEEKHLYREEKYAEIYEINMLRCIFCGLCEEACPKQAIYLTKSGEITKADITRENFIYGKDKLVMPLEAAIANTNKQNQA, from the coding sequence ATGTCATCAACTAATACATATTCTTTATCAGGAAGAAAGAAGATGGTTTCGAACAAGAAACTAACTTGGAGTGAGCGCATCTATTTAGTTGCGATTTTCAAAGGAATGATGGTTACCTTAAAACACATGTTTAAGAAAAAGGTGACAATTTCTTATCCGGAGCAAACACGTCCATTTAGCCCTGTTTACCGCGGTAGACATACGCTAATGCGCGACGATGAAGGAAGAGAGCGCTGTACGGCTTGTGGTTTATGTGCTTTATCTTGTCCTGCGGAAGCGATTACCATGAAAGCAGCGGAACGCACACCAGAAGAAAAACACTTATACCGCGAGGAAAAGTATGCTGAAATCTACGAGATTAACATGCTGCGTTGTATCTTCTGTGGTTTATGTGAGGAAGCTTGTCCGAAACAAGCGATTTACTTAACTAAATCAGGCGAAATTACAAAAGCAGATATCACTCGTGAGAACTTTATCTACGGAAAAGATAAATTGGTTATGCCTTTAGAGGCAGCTATTGCTAATACGAACAAACAGAATCAAGCGTAA
- a CDS encoding NADH-quinone oxidoreductase subunit D translates to MSDLLLPPEQRYAKLIEEKFKEDGTELQILNLGPTHPATHGIFQNIILLDGEKVLDGEGTIGYIHRAFEKIAENRPFYQINVLTDRLNYCSSPINNTAWWMTVEKALGIEIPKRVQYLRVIIMELARIADHIICSSVMGVDTGALTGFLYVFQYREKIYEIYEEISGARLTTNMGRIGGFEREWSPAVFQKIEEFLAEFPAIWSEFEGLLTRNRIFMDRTIGVGGISAEEAINFGFTGPNLRAAGVDYDVRVATPYCSYEDFDFEIPVGTAGDCYDRFCVRNAEVWESMKIIRQALDKMPEGPYHADVPEYYLPPKEDVYTNMEALIYHFKIVMGEVPVPVTELYHCVEGGNGELGFYLITDGSRTPYRLHFRRPCFIIYQAYNDIVKGGMLSDAIITLSSLNIIAGELDA, encoded by the coding sequence ATGTCAGATTTATTATTACCACCAGAACAGCGATACGCGAAGCTTATCGAGGAGAAGTTTAAAGAAGATGGTACCGAGTTACAAATCTTAAACTTAGGTCCTACGCACCCAGCAACGCATGGTATCTTTCAGAATATTATCTTATTAGATGGTGAAAAGGTTTTAGATGGAGAAGGCACCATTGGATACATCCACCGTGCTTTTGAAAAGATTGCCGAAAACCGTCCTTTCTACCAAATTAACGTATTAACAGATCGCTTGAACTATTGTTCTTCACCGATTAACAATACGGCTTGGTGGATGACTGTAGAAAAAGCATTGGGTATTGAAATTCCAAAACGCGTACAATATCTGCGTGTGATTATCATGGAATTAGCACGTATTGCAGACCATATTATTTGTAGTTCTGTCATGGGTGTAGATACAGGAGCCTTAACCGGATTCTTATATGTATTCCAATACCGAGAAAAAATATACGAAATCTACGAAGAAATCTCAGGTGCTCGTTTAACGACAAATATGGGACGCATTGGTGGTTTCGAAAGAGAATGGAGCCCAGCTGTATTCCAAAAAATTGAAGAGTTTTTAGCTGAATTCCCTGCGATTTGGAGCGAATTTGAAGGTTTATTGACAAGAAATAGAATCTTCATGGATCGTACCATAGGTGTAGGTGGAATCTCTGCTGAAGAGGCTATTAACTTCGGGTTTACAGGGCCAAACTTACGTGCTGCTGGTGTAGATTACGACGTTCGCGTAGCAACACCTTACTGTTCTTATGAAGACTTCGACTTTGAAATCCCCGTGGGAACCGCCGGAGATTGTTACGACCGTTTTTGCGTGCGTAATGCCGAAGTATGGGAAAGTATGAAAATCATTCGTCAAGCATTGGACAAAATGCCAGAAGGCCCTTACCACGCGGATGTTCCTGAATATTACCTTCCTCCAAAAGAAGATGTGTACACCAATATGGAAGCTTTAATTTATCACTTTAAAATTGTGATGGGTGAAGTTCCCGTTCCTGTAACTGAACTATACCACTGTGTAGAAGGGGGGAATGGAGAGCTAGGATTCTACTTGATTACAGATGGCAGTAGAACCCCGTACAGATTGCATTTCAGAAGACCTTGTTTTATCATTTACCAAGCGTATAATGACATTGTAAAAGGAGGTATGTTATCGGATGCGATTATTACCCTATCGAGTTTAAACATCATTGCAGGAGAATTAGACGCTTAA
- the nuoL gene encoding NADH-quinone oxidoreductase subunit L has protein sequence MDTNVILLLLLVPLLGSLVNVFFGKKLGNGSGIIATVAVLISFIISLLAFIQVNSTKQPIEIELFEWMALANFNVTFGFLLDQLSLLWLLFVTGIGTLIHWYSTNYMKNDENYAKFFAYLNLFIFFMIVLVTGSNLLITFIGWEGVGLCSYLLIGFWHKNQSYNDAAKKAFIMNRIGDLGFLVGVFILAFLFQSLDYMTIKEALMQGTNHQINMWIGWAALALFIGAVGKSAQIPLYTWLPDAMAGPTPVSALIHAATMVTAGIFLITRLNFVFDLAPHIQNIIAIVGACTSLFAATIGLVQTDIKKVLAYSTVSQLGLMFMAVGFGAYEIAVFHVVTHAFFKACLFLGSGSVIHAMGGEQDMRNMGGLKKFMPATYATFLLATIAISGFPPFSGFFSKDEILLTAFSHNPVLYVIGSIASIMTAFYMFRLVYLTFFKNFRGTQEQKNHLHESPAAITVPLWILGILSVVGGVISLPGNSWLNSYLEPIIVNSANAHPHVLGTTEYILMAIAVIGACIGLFIAYSKYIKKGELPPADEQMTGFHKVLYNKYYIDEIYMKVIVKPIYALSVFFRDVVEVVLSEAIYGLGKIADGLSLQGKKAQNGNIGLYLFAFVFGICLMLYYLFIAR, from the coding sequence ATGGATACAAACGTAATTTTACTTTTATTATTAGTCCCATTACTTGGGTCTTTGGTCAATGTTTTCTTCGGAAAAAAATTAGGTAATGGTTCAGGAATTATTGCAACGGTAGCCGTTTTAATTTCTTTTATCATCTCATTACTTGCTTTTATTCAAGTAAACAGTACTAAACAACCCATCGAAATTGAACTATTCGAGTGGATGGCTTTAGCTAACTTCAACGTTACTTTTGGCTTCCTACTCGATCAACTTTCACTCTTGTGGTTGTTATTCGTAACAGGTATCGGAACATTGATTCACTGGTACTCGACGAACTACATGAAAAATGACGAAAACTACGCTAAGTTTTTCGCTTATTTAAATCTATTCATCTTCTTTATGATTGTGTTAGTTACAGGAAGTAACTTGTTAATCACATTCATCGGATGGGAAGGTGTAGGGCTATGTTCTTATCTATTAATCGGATTTTGGCATAAAAACCAGTCGTATAACGACGCCGCTAAAAAAGCATTCATCATGAACCGTATCGGGGATTTAGGCTTTTTAGTTGGGGTATTTATCTTGGCTTTCTTGTTTCAATCTTTGGATTATATGACGATAAAAGAAGCCTTAATGCAAGGAACAAACCACCAAATCAACATGTGGATTGGTTGGGCAGCCTTAGCTTTATTCATTGGAGCAGTAGGAAAAAGTGCTCAGATTCCATTGTATACGTGGTTACCTGATGCGATGGCAGGACCAACGCCTGTGTCTGCGTTAATTCACGCGGCAACCATGGTAACTGCTGGTATCTTCTTAATCACAAGATTAAACTTTGTTTTTGATCTAGCTCCGCATATCCAAAATATCATTGCCATTGTTGGTGCATGTACGTCGTTATTTGCTGCAACTATCGGATTGGTACAAACGGATATCAAAAAAGTATTAGCCTATTCAACTGTATCTCAATTGGGATTAATGTTTATGGCTGTAGGTTTCGGAGCTTATGAAATTGCAGTGTTCCACGTAGTAACACATGCCTTCTTCAAAGCTTGTTTATTCTTAGGTTCTGGATCGGTTATCCATGCAATGGGTGGTGAACAAGATATGCGTAATATGGGTGGTTTAAAGAAATTTATGCCAGCTACTTATGCAACCTTCCTCTTAGCGACGATCGCTATTTCAGGGTTCCCTCCTTTCTCAGGATTCTTCTCGAAAGACGAAATCTTGTTAACTGCTTTCAGTCACAATCCTGTATTATACGTAATCGGATCGATTGCATCTATCATGACAGCGTTTTATATGTTCAGATTGGTGTACTTGACCTTCTTTAAGAATTTCAGAGGAACACAAGAACAAAAGAATCACTTACACGAAAGTCCAGCAGCTATCACCGTTCCGTTGTGGATCTTGGGTATTTTATCTGTTGTAGGTGGAGTAATTAGCCTACCTGGAAACAGCTGGTTAAACAGCTATTTAGAGCCTATTATTGTGAACAGTGCGAACGCACATCCACACGTTTTAGGAACAACAGAATACATCCTAATGGCTATTGCTGTTATTGGTGCGTGTATTGGTTTATTTATTGCGTATAGCAAATACATCAAAAAAGGTGAACTTCCTCCTGCAGATGAACAAATGACAGGATTCCACAAGGTATTATACAACAAATACTATATAGACGAAATTTACATGAAAGTGATTGTAAAACCAATCTACGCCCTTTCTGTATTCTTTAGAGACGTGGTAGAAGTAGTATTATCTGAAGCCATTTATGGATTAGGAAAAATAGCAGATGGATTGTCTTTACAAGGAAAGAAAGCACAAAACGGAAACATCGGCTTGTACTTATTCGCCTTTGTATTCGGAATCTGTTTGATGTTGTATTATTTATTCATTGCAAGATAA
- a CDS encoding NADH-quinone oxidoreductase subunit NuoE family protein, which translates to METKKYKQNINITPELQQRIDELLSHYPADKKKSALLPVLHAAQDAHDNWLSAELMDKVAEILGITSIEVYEVVTFYTMYNQKPMGTYMFEFCLTSCCGIRGADDMMEYACEKLGIKPGETTPDGLFSVVGVQCLGACGYAPMMQLGDFYKEHLTREKIDQIIDDCKAGKVILHDK; encoded by the coding sequence ATGGAAACGAAGAAATACAAACAAAATATAAATATCACGCCTGAGCTACAACAACGCATTGACGAATTGTTGAGCCACTACCCTGCTGATAAAAAGAAATCAGCACTTTTACCTGTTTTACACGCAGCACAAGATGCACATGACAACTGGTTGAGCGCGGAATTAATGGATAAAGTGGCGGAGATATTAGGCATTACATCCATCGAAGTATACGAGGTAGTTACCTTTTATACCATGTACAACCAAAAACCAATGGGTACGTATATGTTTGAATTTTGCTTAACCTCATGCTGTGGCATCCGTGGAGCAGACGATATGATGGAATATGCTTGTGAAAAATTAGGTATTAAACCAGGAGAAACAACACCTGACGGGTTATTTTCAGTGGTGGGCGTACAGTGTTTAGGCGCTTGTGGATATGCTCCCATGATGCAGTTAGGCGACTTTTACAAAGAGCACTTAACGCGTGAAAAAATCGACCAAATCATTGATGATTGTAAAGCAGGAAAAGTAATTCTTCACGACAAATAG
- a CDS encoding 2Fe-2S iron-sulfur cluster-binding protein: MKVTIDGHEIEVEPGTSILQAARMIGGESVPPAMCYYSKLEGTGGKCRACLVEVSKGSEADPRPMPKLMASCKTGVMDGMEVKSISSPRVLEARKSVTEFLLINHPLDCPVCDQAGECDLQNLAFQHGKEQKRYQEEKRTFEPENIGDNIQLHMNRCILCYRCVKTAEQLTDERVHGVCGRGEHAQISTYISAAIENEFSGNMIDVCPVGALTDKTFRFKSRVWFNKPYNAHRNCPTCSGKTTVWMFGDEIQRVTARKDEFHEVEEFICNSCRFDHKETSDWVIEGPRKFEKFSVINQNNYTKKLDHVVIKTEKHILEGREQDHKKISMKAIPFTNDESKE; encoded by the coding sequence ATGAAAGTTACTATAGACGGACATGAAATAGAAGTAGAACCAGGAACATCCATTCTACAAGCAGCAAGAATGATTGGTGGGGAATCTGTTCCTCCAGCGATGTGCTATTACTCAAAACTAGAGGGAACAGGAGGAAAATGTAGAGCTTGTTTAGTCGAAGTTTCTAAAGGAAGCGAAGCAGATCCGCGTCCGATGCCTAAATTAATGGCTTCTTGTAAAACAGGAGTGATGGACGGTATGGAAGTAAAGAGCATCTCTTCACCACGAGTTTTAGAAGCGAGAAAATCAGTAACGGAATTTCTTCTTATTAATCACCCGTTAGACTGTCCTGTTTGTGATCAAGCTGGGGAATGTGATTTGCAAAACTTAGCGTTCCAACACGGAAAAGAACAAAAGAGATACCAGGAAGAGAAAAGAACATTCGAGCCTGAAAATATAGGAGATAACATCCAATTACACATGAATCGTTGTATTCTGTGCTATCGCTGTGTAAAAACAGCCGAGCAATTAACAGACGAGCGCGTACATGGGGTATGTGGTCGTGGAGAACACGCTCAAATCTCAACTTATATTTCTGCGGCAATTGAAAATGAATTCTCTGGGAATATGATTGACGTATGTCCGGTAGGCGCATTAACGGATAAAACCTTCCGCTTTAAATCGCGTGTTTGGTTCAACAAACCGTATAATGCACACCGCAACTGCCCTACTTGTTCAGGAAAAACAACTGTGTGGATGTTTGGAGACGAAATTCAACGTGTCACTGCTCGCAAAGACGAATTCCACGAAGTAGAAGAATTTATCTGTAACTCGTGTCGCTTTGACCACAAAGAAACAAGTGATTGGGTGATTGAAGGACCGCGTAAATTCGAGAAATTCTCTGTAATTAATCAAAATAACTACACGAAAAAATTAGATCATGTAGTGATAAAAACAGAAAAACACATTCTAGAAGGACGCGAGCAAGATCACAAAAAGATCAGTATGAAAGCGATTCCTTTTACAAACGATGAATCTAAAGAATAA
- the nuoH gene encoding NADH-quinone oxidoreductase subunit NuoH, producing MDKAIIIDKAIIIVVVFAITMLMAMYATLAERKIAAWIQDRLGPNRAGKGGILQPLADGLKLFAKEEYEPTTPNRFLFKFGPFLAMTLALMTSAVLPWGDKFVLFGREIILQAADINVGLLYILAVLSVGVYGIMIGAWASNNKYSLMSGIRAASQMISYEIAMGLSLISLLLLTQSMSMREIALQQSGMNWNVFYQPIGFLIFLICSFAETNRAPFDLAECEQELIGGFHTEYSSMKMGFYLFAEYSNLFISSAIISVLYFGAFNYPGMAWAVENWGVNIANVLGIFALFIKIFFFIFVYMWVRWTLPRFRYDQLMNLGWKTLIPLALLNLIVTAVVILLLN from the coding sequence ATGGATAAAGCTATTATTATAGATAAAGCAATTATTATTGTAGTTGTATTCGCAATTACAATGCTTATGGCGATGTATGCTACGTTAGCAGAACGAAAAATTGCAGCGTGGATACAAGATCGTTTAGGTCCAAACCGTGCAGGTAAAGGGGGAATTCTTCAGCCTTTAGCCGATGGTTTAAAACTATTCGCTAAAGAAGAGTACGAACCAACAACACCTAACCGATTCTTATTCAAATTTGGTCCATTTTTGGCGATGACCTTAGCATTGATGACCAGTGCTGTATTGCCATGGGGAGACAAATTTGTGTTATTTGGAAGAGAAATTATTTTACAAGCTGCCGATATCAACGTTGGATTATTGTACATCTTAGCTGTATTATCCGTTGGGGTTTACGGAATCATGATTGGTGCTTGGGCTTCGAACAATAAATATTCTTTGATGAGTGGTATTCGTGCTGCTTCACAAATGATTTCATACGAAATTGCAATGGGACTTTCCCTTATTTCTTTGTTGTTGTTAACACAAAGTATGAGCATGAGAGAAATCGCTTTGCAACAAAGTGGAATGAACTGGAACGTATTTTATCAACCGATTGGGTTTTTAATCTTCTTGATTTGTTCTTTCGCAGAAACCAATAGAGCACCTTTCGACTTAGCAGAATGTGAACAAGAGTTAATCGGTGGATTCCACACCGAATATTCTTCGATGAAGATGGGATTCTATCTATTCGCTGAATACTCTAACTTATTTATCTCTTCAGCGATCATTTCAGTTTTATACTTTGGAGCGTTTAACTATCCAGGTATGGCTTGGGCCGTTGAAAATTGGGGAGTAAATATTGCTAACGTATTGGGTATTTTCGCCCTATTCATCAAAATATTTTTCTTCATCTTTGTTTATATGTGGGTGCGTTGGACTTTACCGCGTTTCCGTTATGATCAATTGATGAACTTAGGATGGAAAACCTTAATCCCATTGGCATTATTGAACTTAATCGTTACAGCAGTTGTAATCTTACTATTAAACTAA
- the nuoK gene encoding NADH-quinone oxidoreductase subunit NuoK yields MENVIEIIGIDKYIYLSILLFCIGVFGILYRRNAIVMFMCIEIMLNSANMLLVAFSTYHQDAQGQVFVFFTMAVAAAEVAVGLAILVSIYRNIGAIDIDKLKNLKG; encoded by the coding sequence ATGGAAAATGTAATTGAAATCATCGGTATTGATAAATACATCTACTTATCAATTTTATTATTCTGCATCGGAGTATTTGGAATATTATATAGACGAAACGCAATTGTGATGTTTATGTGTATTGAGATTATGTTGAACTCAGCGAATATGTTATTAGTCGCTTTTTCAACCTATCACCAAGATGCACAAGGACAAGTTTTTGTTTTCTTTACCATGGCCGTTGCCGCAGCAGAAGTTGCTGTTGGATTAGCGATTCTGGTATCGATCTACAGAAATATTGGCGCAATTGATATTGATAAATTAAAGAACTTAAAAGGATAA
- a CDS encoding NADH-quinone oxidoreductase subunit B, giving the protein MSDKKYKTVEAPEGYVGEGFFATKLSEVVGLARSNSMWPLPFATSCCGIEFMATMAATYDIARFGSERMSFSPRQADMLMVMGTISKKMAPILRQVYEQMAEPKWVIAVGACASSGGIFDTYSVLQGIDKVIPVDVYVPGCPPRPEQILDGVMRLHEIVKAESVYRRGTKEYDELLKSYNIESK; this is encoded by the coding sequence ATGAGCGATAAAAAATATAAAACAGTAGAGGCTCCTGAAGGTTATGTGGGAGAAGGCTTTTTTGCTACAAAATTGAGTGAAGTTGTTGGTTTGGCTCGTTCAAACTCGATGTGGCCTTTGCCTTTCGCAACTTCGTGTTGTGGAATTGAGTTTATGGCTACCATGGCCGCAACGTATGATATTGCGCGTTTTGGATCGGAACGTATGAGTTTCTCTCCTAGACAAGCGGATATGTTGATGGTGATGGGTACAATTTCAAAAAAAATGGCTCCGATTTTACGCCAGGTATACGAACAGATGGCTGAACCGAAATGGGTAATCGCCGTTGGTGCTTGTGCTTCTTCTGGAGGTATTTTTGACACTTATTCTGTACTACAAGGAATTGATAAAGTAATCCCTGTAGACGTTTATGTTCCTGGTTGTCCTCCTAGACCTGAACAGATTCTTGATGGCGTGATGAGATTGCATGAGATCGTCAAAGCAGAATCGGTTTATAGACGTGGTACAAAAGAATACGACGAATTATTAAAATCGTATAACATAGAAAGTAAATAG
- a CDS encoding NADH-quinone oxidoreductase subunit C encodes MALDNQTIQKTLIDQFGLSVKEFHEQHDLLVFEVAPDTLHAVVQFLKENDQMNFNFLTDVCGVHYPDSEENRQFAVVYHMHNWMDNVRIRFKAYLNGKNPVVDSVVDLFKSANWQERETYDFYGIKFKNHPQLKRILNMDEMESFPLRKEFPMEDEGRTDKDDRFFGRTIHNC; translated from the coding sequence ATGGCATTAGATAATCAAACCATTCAGAAAACTTTAATCGACCAATTCGGTTTGTCGGTGAAAGAATTTCACGAACAACACGACTTACTTGTTTTTGAAGTCGCGCCTGATACCCTTCACGCAGTTGTTCAGTTTTTGAAAGAAAATGACCAGATGAATTTCAACTTTCTAACGGATGTTTGCGGGGTGCACTACCCTGATTCTGAAGAAAATCGCCAGTTTGCCGTGGTTTACCACATGCACAATTGGATGGATAACGTGAGAATTCGCTTCAAAGCGTACCTAAACGGCAAAAATCCAGTGGTTGATTCTGTTGTTGATTTATTCAAATCAGCCAACTGGCAAGAAAGGGAAACCTATGATTTCTATGGAATTAAATTCAAAAATCATCCGCAATTGAAACGTATTTTAAATATGGATGAGATGGAATCTTTCCCGCTGCGCAAAGAATTTCCAATGGAAGATGAAGGAAGAACAGATAAAGACGATCGATTCTTTGGTAGAACGATTCACAATTGTTAA